A region of Neovison vison isolate M4711 chromosome 7, ASM_NN_V1, whole genome shotgun sequence DNA encodes the following proteins:
- the LOC122913568 gene encoding nucleoside diphosphate kinase, mitochondrial-like, with product MGGLLGRAALPGLLSGPRAPGPRLFVRPSSGGASWTRERTLVAVKPDGVQRRLVGDVIQRFERRGFKLVGMKMLQAPERVLAEHYHDLQRKPFYPALISYMTSGPVVAMVWEGPNVVGSSRAMIEHTDSQKKKKKRTHGLR from the coding sequence ATGGGCGGCCTCTTGGGGCGCGCCGCGCTGCCCGGGCTGCTGAGCGGTCCGCGGGCCCCTGGCCCGAGACTGTTCGTACGCCCCAGCTCGGGAGGGGCCTCCTGGACACGGGAGCGGACCCTGGTTGCCGTGAAGCCAGATGGGGTGCAGCGGCGGCTTGTTGGGGACGTGATCCAGCGCTTTGAGAGGAGGGGCTTCAAGCTGGTGGGGATGAAGATGCTGCAGGCACCAGAGAGAGTCCTTGCTGAGCACTACCATGACCTGCAGAGGAAGCCTTTCTACCCAGCCCTCATCAGCTACATGACCTCCGGCCCTGTGGTGGCCATGGTCTGGGAAGGTCCCAACGTGGTCGGCTCCTCAAGGGCCATGATAGAACACACggactctcaaaaaaaaaaaaaaaaaagaacacacggACTCCGCTGA